Proteins encoded together in one Thermoplasmatales archaeon BRNA1 window:
- a CDS encoding Fe-S oxidoreductase: MDEEYRSTLVKQQYRIYNDHAAVKLCGWLKQSMLHERNCYKQDFYGVQSHRCLQMTPALNECTHTCPFCWRIEGKDFEVKEWTEPKEMLDALIARQRKLISGFKGDERCDIGMFNEAMEPNQVACSLAGEPTLYPYLGEFFRECHSRGMTTFLVTNGTMPERIENLSTLPRMLYVTVAAPDRETYIRTCRPKIRDGWERLMRTLEILPDLRTRTCIRHTLVDGYNFFRPEDYARIDRIAEPDLIEPKGYVFVGGSRQRLSLSNMPTFEGIREFALKLGEEMGMTLLKEKMDSRVVLLGHEGMELDVRKAWENGLPPSPRMSRLEGGN; encoded by the coding sequence ATGGACGAGGAATACCGCAGCACCCTCGTGAAGCAGCAGTACCGCATCTACAACGACCACGCCGCGGTCAAGCTCTGCGGGTGGCTGAAGCAGTCCATGCTCCATGAGAGGAACTGCTACAAGCAGGATTTCTACGGGGTGCAGAGCCACCGCTGCCTTCAGATGACCCCCGCCCTAAACGAGTGCACCCACACCTGCCCGTTCTGCTGGAGGATCGAGGGGAAGGACTTCGAGGTGAAGGAATGGACCGAGCCCAAGGAGATGCTCGACGCCCTCATAGCAAGGCAGAGGAAGCTGATCTCCGGATTCAAGGGCGACGAAAGGTGCGACATCGGCATGTTCAACGAGGCCATGGAGCCCAATCAGGTCGCCTGTTCCCTCGCGGGGGAGCCCACCCTCTACCCGTATCTCGGGGAGTTCTTCAGGGAGTGCCACTCCCGCGGCATGACGACGTTCCTGGTAACAAACGGGACGATGCCGGAGAGGATCGAGAACCTCTCCACCCTCCCCCGCATGCTCTACGTGACGGTGGCCGCCCCCGACAGGGAGACCTACATCAGGACCTGCCGCCCCAAGATCAGGGACGGCTGGGAGAGGCTTATGCGCACCCTGGAGATCCTCCCGGACCTAAGGACCAGGACCTGTATCAGGCACACCCTCGTGGACGGCTACAACTTCTTCCGTCCGGAGGACTATGCCAGGATCGACAGGATCGCCGAACCCGACCTCATCGAACCCAAGGGTTACGTCTTCGTCGGGGGTTCCAGACAGAGGCTCTCGCTATCGAACATGCCGACCTTCGAGGGCATCAGGGAATTCGCGCTGAAACTCGGGGAGGAGATGGGCATGACCCTCCTGAAGGAGAAGATGGACAGCAGGGTCGTCCTTCTCGGTCACGAAGGGATGGAGCTCGACGTGAGAAAAGCGTGGGAGAACGGTCTCCCGCCCTCGCCCCGCATGTCGAGGCTCGAGGGCGGTAATTGA